A genomic segment from Lutibacter sp. A80 encodes:
- a CDS encoding FAD-binding and (Fe-S)-binding domain-containing protein: MTSKTIDLNYLSNLLTGEVFFDKLHKSIYATDASVYRKIPLAVAYPKNNKDLKTLISFATENNITLIPRAAGTSLAGQCVGDGLVVDISKYYTKIVAFNEKNKTVTVQPGVVRDQLNDFLKPYGLFFGPNTSTSNRCTIGGMVGNNSSGTTSIKYGVTRDKVLELKTILSDGSEAVFNNLNTKEYSNKTTNNSLESKIYTTIFNELTNEETQQEIKKEFPKENIHRRNNGYAIDKLLNYEGFGGSNKQINLATLLTGSEGTLAFTTEITLQLDALPPSKNIMVAAHFNSIQESMEAVVVAMKHNLFTCELMDKTILDCTKNNREQLKNRFFVEGDPKAILMLEICTESNETSNKLADALIEDLKSKNFGYAFPKLVNNDIDKAVNLRKAGLGLLGNIVGDNKAVACIEDTAVEVKDLPNYIAEFTKMMKDFGQEAVYYAHAGAGELHLRPILNLKKQEDVALFRKITTKTAQLVKKYGGSFSGEHGDGIVRAEFIPQMIGAKNYELVKRIKQTFDPNNVFNKGKIVDPFPMDKNLRYSIDRNEPEIDTIQDFTDSLGILRAAEKCNGSGDCRKLPEAGGTMCPSYRATRNEKDTTRARANTLREFLTNSDKKNKFNHKELYDVFDLCLSCKACASECPSNVDVAALKAEFLHQYYKENGIPFRTKMFAENVKWNTLGSLTPTLTNFILNTTITKKIMGIAPKRSIPNLAKTTVYSWYKKNKTRLLAQPTKFGELYLFVDEFTNLYDANIGIDTVELLTKLGYKVNITKHQESGRSFISKGVLDKAKKIADFNVDFFKNSISKETPLIGMEPSAILTFRDEYLRLANDKDAAKKIAEHTYTIEEFIKQEFEQNNIKSSSFTNKTATLKIHGHCQQKSLSSTEPTFKMLSIPQNYKVTIINSGCCGMAGSFGYEKEHYKISMQVGEDTLFPKIRNSDSKTIIAASGTSCRHQIKDGTQVISKHPITILREALL; the protein is encoded by the coding sequence ATGACTTCCAAAACAATAGATCTAAACTACTTATCGAATTTATTAACTGGAGAAGTTTTTTTTGACAAACTACACAAAAGCATCTATGCCACAGATGCTTCTGTATATAGAAAAATTCCACTTGCAGTTGCCTATCCTAAAAACAATAAAGACTTAAAAACACTTATTAGTTTTGCAACCGAAAACAACATTACTCTAATTCCAAGAGCTGCAGGAACATCATTAGCAGGACAGTGTGTTGGAGATGGTTTAGTTGTAGATATTTCTAAATATTATACAAAAATAGTGGCTTTTAACGAAAAAAATAAAACCGTAACTGTTCAGCCAGGAGTTGTTAGAGATCAACTCAACGATTTTTTAAAACCGTATGGATTATTTTTTGGCCCAAATACCTCCACCAGCAACAGATGTACAATAGGTGGTATGGTTGGTAATAATTCTTCTGGAACAACATCTATAAAATATGGAGTTACAAGAGATAAAGTTTTAGAACTAAAAACTATTTTAAGCGATGGTTCCGAGGCTGTTTTTAACAATCTAAATACTAAAGAGTATTCAAATAAAACAACAAATAACTCATTAGAAAGTAAAATCTACACTACAATTTTTAATGAATTAACGAATGAAGAAACTCAACAAGAAATAAAGAAAGAATTTCCTAAAGAGAATATTCATAGAAGAAATAACGGATATGCTATTGATAAACTTTTAAATTATGAAGGTTTTGGAGGTTCAAATAAACAAATAAATTTAGCTACATTATTAACTGGAAGCGAAGGCACTTTGGCTTTCACTACAGAAATAACATTACAATTAGACGCACTACCACCTTCAAAAAACATAATGGTAGCAGCACATTTCAATAGTATTCAAGAAAGTATGGAAGCTGTTGTAGTTGCAATGAAACATAATTTATTTACCTGCGAACTAATGGATAAAACCATTTTAGATTGCACTAAAAATAATAGAGAACAATTAAAAAATAGATTTTTTGTTGAAGGCGATCCAAAAGCAATATTAATGCTAGAAATTTGTACTGAATCTAATGAAACATCTAACAAATTAGCCGATGCTTTAATTGAAGATTTAAAATCAAAAAATTTCGGATATGCATTCCCTAAATTAGTAAATAACGATATTGACAAGGCTGTAAATCTAAGAAAAGCAGGTTTGGGATTATTAGGTAATATTGTTGGTGATAATAAAGCTGTTGCTTGTATTGAAGATACCGCGGTAGAAGTAAAAGACTTACCAAATTACATTGCTGAATTTACTAAAATGATGAAAGATTTTGGTCAAGAAGCTGTATATTACGCACATGCAGGTGCTGGTGAATTGCACTTACGCCCAATCTTAAATTTAAAAAAACAAGAAGACGTTGCTTTATTTAGAAAAATCACAACAAAAACAGCTCAATTAGTCAAAAAATATGGTGGTTCTTTTAGCGGAGAACACGGAGATGGAATTGTAAGGGCTGAGTTTATCCCTCAAATGATTGGCGCTAAAAATTATGAACTTGTAAAACGTATAAAACAAACATTCGACCCTAATAATGTATTTAATAAAGGAAAAATAGTTGATCCATTCCCAATGGATAAAAACCTACGCTATTCTATAGATAGAAATGAACCTGAAATTGATACAATACAAGATTTTACTGACAGTTTAGGTATTTTAAGGGCAGCCGAAAAGTGTAATGGTTCTGGAGATTGCAGAAAACTTCCTGAGGCTGGAGGCACAATGTGCCCAAGCTACAGAGCTACCCGAAACGAAAAAGACACCACAAGAGCTAGAGCAAATACACTTCGTGAATTTTTGACAAATTCAGACAAAAAAAACAAATTCAATCATAAAGAATTATACGATGTTTTCGATTTATGTTTAAGCTGTAAAGCTTGTGCTAGCGAATGCCCTAGTAATGTTGATGTAGCTGCTTTAAAAGCAGAATTCTTACATCAATATTACAAAGAAAATGGCATCCCATTTAGAACCAAAATGTTTGCAGAAAACGTAAAATGGAACACATTAGGCAGCCTCACTCCTACACTTACTAACTTTATTTTAAATACAACTATTACAAAAAAAATAATGGGAATTGCTCCTAAAAGAAGTATTCCTAATTTAGCTAAAACAACTGTTTACAGCTGGTATAAAAAAAATAAAACAAGATTATTAGCACAACCAACAAAATTTGGTGAATTATATTTATTTGTTGATGAGTTTACCAATCTTTACGATGCAAATATTGGTATAGACACCGTAGAACTATTAACCAAACTAGGCTACAAAGTAAATATTACAAAACACCAAGAAAGCGGTAGAAGCTTTATTTCAAAGGGCGTTTTAGATAAAGCTAAAAAAATAGCTGATTTTAACGTAGATTTTTTTAAAAATAGTATTTCTAAAGAAACACCTTTAATTGGTATGGAACCTTCTGCTATTTTAACTTTTAGAGATGAATATTTAAGACTTGCTAATGACAAAGATGCTGCTAAAAAAATTGCTGAACACACGTATACTATTGAAGAATTTATTAAGCAAGAATTTGAACAAAACAATATTAAATCCAGCAGTTTTACAAACAAAACAGCAACCTTAAAAATACACGGTCATTGTCAGCAAAAATCTTTAAGCAGCACAGAGCCAACT